Proteins encoded together in one Salarchaeum sp. JOR-1 window:
- the cysS gene encoding cysteine--tRNA ligase, translating to MTLHVTNTLSGEKEEFEPQDPERVRLYYCGLTTSDPPHLGHARSWVHVDVMHRWLEFLGYDVRHVENFTDVNEKIVARVGEQGDDEDDVAKHYIREIIEAMRGLNLKRAEVYPRVSEHVPEIVDLVETLVEKGYAYESNGSVYFDVTAFEEYGKLSNQRLDDIEEQGQDDELSEKRNPADFALWKADGVSESAIDEHRGPDHPGTPAHPEGQTWESPWGEGRPGWHIECSAMSMTHLGETLDIHVGGRDLVFPHHENEIAQSEAATGQPFANYWLHCALFEIGDEKMSSSLRNFITAEEAIERFGPNVVRTFLVSGTYNSRQTYSEDAIDEAEDRWERLSRAYDRAVDAADSPDAYATQADDGLRAAVETAREDFAAAMNDDFNTREALSALGDIASAVNAHVDASDEYDYAGLRHAIEAFDGLGGDVLGLQFETVTDGDADLAGDLVELVLDLREDARNAGEYERADSLRDGLEALGVTVEDTDDGPTYRL from the coding sequence ATGACGCTCCACGTCACGAACACGCTCTCCGGGGAGAAAGAGGAATTCGAACCCCAAGACCCCGAGCGCGTGCGCCTCTACTACTGCGGGCTCACCACGTCCGACCCGCCGCACCTCGGGCACGCGCGCTCGTGGGTGCACGTCGACGTGATGCACCGATGGCTCGAATTCCTCGGGTACGACGTCCGACACGTCGAAAACTTCACCGACGTGAACGAGAAAATCGTCGCTCGGGTCGGCGAGCAGGGCGACGACGAGGATGACGTAGCGAAACACTACATCCGGGAGATCATCGAGGCGATGCGCGGCCTGAACCTCAAGCGCGCCGAAGTCTACCCCCGGGTGTCCGAGCACGTCCCCGAAATCGTCGACCTCGTGGAGACGCTCGTGGAGAAGGGGTACGCGTACGAGTCCAACGGCTCCGTCTACTTCGACGTGACCGCGTTCGAGGAGTACGGAAAACTCTCGAACCAGCGCCTCGACGACATCGAGGAACAGGGCCAGGACGACGAGCTATCGGAGAAACGGAACCCCGCCGACTTCGCCCTCTGGAAGGCGGACGGCGTCTCCGAGAGCGCGATAGACGAACACCGCGGCCCCGATCACCCAGGGACGCCCGCGCACCCCGAAGGCCAGACGTGGGAGTCGCCGTGGGGCGAGGGGCGGCCGGGCTGGCACATCGAGTGCTCGGCGATGAGCATGACCCACCTCGGGGAGACGCTCGACATCCACGTCGGCGGCCGCGACCTCGTGTTCCCCCACCACGAGAACGAGATAGCGCAGTCCGAGGCGGCGACGGGCCAACCGTTCGCCAACTACTGGCTGCACTGCGCGCTCTTCGAAATCGGCGACGAGAAGATGAGTTCCAGCCTCCGGAACTTCATCACCGCAGAGGAAGCCATCGAGCGCTTCGGGCCGAACGTCGTGCGCACCTTCCTCGTCTCCGGCACGTACAACAGCCGACAGACGTACAGCGAGGACGCCATCGACGAGGCCGAAGACCGCTGGGAGCGCCTCTCGCGGGCGTACGACCGCGCGGTGGACGCCGCGGACAGCCCGGACGCGTACGCGACGCAGGCGGACGACGGCCTCCGAGCGGCCGTCGAAACCGCACGCGAGGACTTCGCGGCGGCGATGAACGACGACTTCAACACCAGGGAGGCGCTGAGCGCGCTCGGCGATATCGCGTCCGCCGTGAACGCCCACGTGGACGCCAGCGACGAGTACGATTACGCCGGACTCCGCCATGCCATCGAGGCGTTCGACGGCCTCGGCGGTGACGTGCTCGGCCTCCAGTTCGAGACAGTCACCGACGGGGACGCCGACCTCGCGGGCGACCTCGTGGAACTCGTCCTCGACCTCCGCGAGGACGCGCGGAACGCCGGCGAGTACGAGCGCGCCGACTCTCTGCGGGACGGGCTCGAAGCTCTCGGCGTCACGGTCGAGGACACCGACGACGGCCCCACGTACCGCCTCTGA
- a CDS encoding CbiX/SirB N-terminal domain-containing protein — protein MSQALVIVGHGSHLNPGSSEPAFTHADTIRATGAFDEVREAFWKEEPSFREVLRTLESEEVFVVPLFVSEGYFTEQVIPRELRLNDWSPDQWESDGTDADHVTLEATDVGKTIHYCGPVGTHDSMSDVIVQRAKSVTGDDDVGEGVGLAVVGHGTERNENSAKAIYYHADRIRERGRFDEVQAVFMDEDPEVDDVTEFFDAPDIVVVPLFVADGFHTQEDIPEDMGITEDYRTGWEVPETVDGHRIWYAGAVGTEPLVADVILERAGDAGAAVEHAIAAVREETGGVNAVSD, from the coding sequence ATGAGTCAGGCGCTCGTCATCGTCGGTCACGGCTCGCACCTGAACCCGGGGTCGAGCGAACCCGCGTTCACGCACGCGGACACGATTCGCGCGACCGGAGCGTTCGACGAGGTCAGGGAGGCGTTCTGGAAGGAAGAACCGTCGTTCCGGGAGGTGTTGCGGACGCTCGAATCCGAGGAGGTGTTCGTCGTGCCGCTGTTCGTGAGCGAGGGCTACTTCACGGAGCAAGTGATTCCGCGTGAACTCCGACTGAACGACTGGTCGCCCGACCAGTGGGAGTCCGACGGGACTGACGCCGACCACGTCACGCTCGAAGCGACCGACGTGGGGAAGACGATCCACTACTGCGGGCCGGTCGGAACGCACGACTCGATGAGCGACGTCATCGTGCAGCGCGCGAAGTCCGTCACCGGCGACGACGACGTGGGCGAGGGGGTCGGTCTCGCGGTCGTCGGGCACGGCACGGAGCGCAACGAGAACTCGGCGAAAGCCATCTACTATCACGCCGACCGCATCCGCGAGAGGGGGCGGTTCGACGAGGTGCAGGCGGTGTTCATGGACGAGGATCCGGAGGTGGACGACGTGACGGAGTTCTTCGACGCGCCGGATATCGTGGTCGTCCCCCTGTTCGTCGCGGACGGCTTCCACACGCAGGAGGACATCCCCGAGGACATGGGCATCACCGAGGACTACCGGACCGGCTGGGAGGTTCCGGAGACCGTGGACGGCCACCGCATCTGGTACGCGGGCGCGGTCGGCACGGAACCCCTCGTCGCGGACGTGATTCTGGAGCGCGCGGGGGACGCCGGCGCGGCGGTCGAGCACGCTATCGCTGCGGTTCGCGAGGAGACCGGTGGCGTGAACGCGGTGAGCGACTAG
- a CDS encoding tripartite tricarboxylate transporter permease: MLDGLRVLVDPSLTGSVLAAVLCGVFLGTLSGLTPGLHVNTLAVLLAAVSGELPGDPVLVGVVVLAAGVTHSFLDIVPALALGVPDAAMAVTALPGHRLVLAGRGREALRLSALGSASAVALAFVLGWPITMGMRFVSPWLDAHLSLVLAGVACALVASERTPLARVGAALGVALSGLLGLTVLDATLNAPLGDGDVLLPLFAGLFGVPVLLAALHGSGVPEQGDAVVESSPRSVGVSALAGSAAGAAVAYVSGVSSAIAAIAALGVLPRRDDPDRAYVVATSGVNTSNTIFALYAFVSLGAPHTGVLVALDRSGAPLDLPVFLLAVALAAAVAVCLVVTVGDAYLRVVGNMNHRRVVVAVLALVTSLTYVLSGAYGVGVLVAASVLGHLPVWFGARRTCLMGVLLVPLAL; this comes from the coding sequence ATGCTGGACGGCCTGCGCGTGCTCGTCGATCCCTCGCTGACCGGGAGCGTCCTCGCCGCCGTTCTCTGCGGCGTCTTCCTCGGCACGCTCTCGGGGTTGACGCCGGGCTTACACGTGAACACGCTCGCCGTGCTGCTCGCGGCGGTGTCGGGCGAACTCCCGGGCGACCCCGTGCTCGTCGGCGTCGTCGTGCTCGCAGCGGGCGTCACGCACTCCTTCCTCGATATCGTGCCGGCGCTCGCGCTCGGAGTGCCGGACGCCGCGATGGCCGTCACGGCGCTCCCCGGCCATCGACTCGTGCTCGCCGGCCGTGGCCGCGAAGCCTTACGGTTGTCCGCGCTCGGAAGTGCGAGCGCCGTCGCGCTCGCGTTTGTGCTCGGCTGGCCGATAACGATGGGGATGCGGTTCGTCAGTCCGTGGCTGGACGCCCATCTGTCGCTCGTGCTCGCCGGGGTGGCGTGCGCGCTCGTCGCGAGCGAACGCACGCCACTCGCGCGGGTCGGCGCAGCGCTCGGCGTCGCGCTCTCCGGCCTCCTCGGTCTCACGGTACTCGATGCGACACTCAACGCGCCCCTCGGCGACGGCGACGTGCTTCTCCCGCTGTTTGCGGGATTGTTCGGCGTCCCCGTGTTGCTCGCCGCACTCCACGGGTCGGGCGTCCCCGAGCAGGGAGACGCCGTCGTCGAATCGAGTCCGCGAAGCGTCGGTGTGTCCGCACTCGCCGGGTCGGCCGCGGGCGCGGCCGTCGCGTACGTTTCCGGCGTGTCGAGCGCTATCGCCGCTATCGCCGCGCTCGGCGTCCTTCCGCGGCGCGACGACCCCGACCGCGCGTACGTCGTCGCCACCAGCGGCGTCAACACCTCGAACACGATTTTCGCGCTCTACGCGTTCGTGTCGCTGGGCGCGCCCCACACGGGCGTGCTGGTGGCGCTCGACCGGTCGGGAGCGCCGCTCGACCTCCCGGTGTTCCTGCTCGCGGTCGCGCTCGCGGCCGCGGTCGCGGTCTGTCTCGTCGTCACGGTCGGCGATGCGTACCTCCGGGTCGTCGGGAACATGAACCACCGACGCGTCGTCGTCGCCGTGCTCGCCCTCGTCACGTCACTCACGTACGTTCTCTCCGGCGCGTACGGCGTCGGCGTTCTGGTCGCGGCGAGCGTTCTCGGCCACCTGCCCGTGTGGTTCGGCGCGCGCCGCACGTGCCTGATGGGCGTGCTGCTCGTGCCGCTCGCCCTATAG
- a CDS encoding methytransferase partner Trm112, with the protein MKEDLLDIVCCPLDKHDLELAIEEEDDGDIVSGTLTCTECGESYPIEDGIPNLLPPDMREGAA; encoded by the coding sequence ATGAAGGAGGATCTCCTGGACATCGTCTGCTGTCCGCTCGACAAACACGACCTCGAACTCGCAATCGAGGAGGAGGACGACGGCGACATCGTCTCGGGCACCCTCACGTGCACTGAGTGCGGCGAATCGTACCCTATCGAGGACGGCATCCCGAACCTCCTCCCGCCAGACATGCGAGAGGGTGCGGCCTAG
- the corA gene encoding magnesium/cobalt transporter CorA: protein MTVTAVVYTDAGITPYDDVGAAKAAQGTTWIRADSPTPDELAAVRDAFGIHPLAVEDVQNGVRPKTEEFDTHTVLLVTDARFRAGETTFEQELDTRPVGLFIGTDWVVTLTHDDVDAIDATWDAVLREDARILSRGPDFTAYRVLDRIVDDYFALLDGIEDQIEAIEGELVDATRSDLLDEINDVRRELLAVRKLLWPTRDAISGFARGDPSEVAVETEKYYRDVYDHVVQQVDLVETYRDLASSSRDIYLNALSQSTNEVMKRLTVVATIVLPLTFIVGVYGMNFETMPELGWPYAYHATLLGMILLSAILVWYFRGQDWL from the coding sequence GTGACGGTGACCGCCGTCGTCTACACGGACGCGGGCATCACACCCTACGACGACGTCGGCGCCGCCAAAGCGGCTCAGGGGACGACGTGGATTCGCGCAGACAGCCCGACCCCCGACGAACTCGCCGCTGTCCGGGACGCCTTCGGGATTCACCCGCTCGCCGTCGAGGACGTGCAGAACGGCGTCCGACCGAAGACCGAGGAGTTCGACACGCACACAGTCCTCCTCGTCACGGACGCTCGATTCCGGGCCGGGGAGACGACGTTCGAACAGGAGCTCGACACCCGGCCGGTCGGCCTGTTCATCGGCACCGACTGGGTGGTGACGCTCACCCACGACGACGTCGACGCCATCGACGCGACCTGGGACGCCGTGCTGCGCGAGGACGCCCGGATTCTCAGCCGCGGCCCCGACTTCACCGCGTACCGCGTGCTCGACCGAATCGTCGACGACTACTTCGCGCTGCTCGACGGCATCGAAGACCAAATCGAAGCCATCGAGGGCGAACTCGTGGACGCCACCCGCAGCGACCTCCTCGACGAGATTAACGACGTGCGCCGCGAACTCCTCGCCGTCCGAAAACTCCTCTGGCCGACTCGGGACGCCATCAGCGGGTTCGCGCGCGGCGACCCGAGCGAAGTCGCCGTGGAGACGGAGAAGTACTACAGGGACGTCTACGACCACGTCGTCCAGCAGGTCGACCTCGTGGAGACCTACCGCGACCTCGCCTCCAGCTCGCGCGACATCTACCTGAACGCACTCAGTCAGTCGACGAACGAAGTGATGAAGCGGCTTACCGTCGTCGCTACCATCGTCCTTCCGTTGACGTTCATTGTCGGCGTGTACGGCATGAACTTCGAGACGATGCCCGAACTCGGCTGGCCGTACGCCTACCACGCGACCCTCCTCGGGATGATACTGCTCTCCGCGATTCTGGTGTGGTACTTCCGCGGACAGGACTGGCTATAG
- a CDS encoding lysylphosphatidylglycerol synthase transmembrane domain-containing protein, giving the protein MRRGIRAALGIGIAVAMLALLVNAVGWNEFARGLERANKPLYALAVVASAGSLLAWAQVARRLFHTTGGRLDGVGFHTAYFSGLFGRAILPGGHVGGIGIVSYVLSRYGPGEFERPLVAISTTEFANNVASATLAAFGLVFVLTVGHSSLSGVGFVAAVATAALLAALVAAYVFVVRFDAVGTAAHTVARGVRATLGRVSTRVRAAASEERVEQRVERANDVARTLRENPRTLATALAFSHLGWALYVLPLSLCLRAVDAPVAYPALLFVVPTAGLTAVVGTPGGIGVVDSAITALLLALTPHAAGPVLVAALLFRAADYGTTILVGGLSTLYLTTLDVPNPVGVLRK; this is encoded by the coding sequence ATGCGAAGGGGGATCAGGGCCGCACTCGGTATCGGCATCGCAGTCGCAATGCTCGCGCTGCTCGTGAACGCCGTCGGCTGGAACGAGTTCGCGCGCGGCCTCGAACGAGCGAACAAACCGCTGTACGCGCTCGCCGTCGTCGCGTCCGCCGGGTCGCTCCTCGCGTGGGCGCAGGTCGCGCGACGGCTCTTTCACACCACCGGTGGCCGCCTCGACGGCGTCGGCTTCCACACCGCCTACTTCTCCGGGCTGTTCGGACGCGCCATCCTCCCCGGCGGCCACGTCGGCGGCATCGGCATCGTCTCCTACGTCCTCTCCCGGTACGGCCCCGGCGAGTTCGAACGCCCGCTCGTCGCCATCTCCACCACCGAGTTCGCGAACAACGTCGCGTCCGCGACTCTCGCCGCGTTCGGCCTCGTGTTCGTCCTCACCGTCGGACACAGCAGCCTCTCCGGCGTCGGGTTCGTCGCCGCCGTCGCCACCGCCGCGCTGCTCGCCGCGCTCGTCGCCGCGTACGTCTTCGTCGTTCGCTTCGACGCCGTCGGAACCGCCGCTCACACGGTCGCTCGCGGCGTCCGCGCCACCCTCGGTCGCGTCTCCACTCGCGTCCGGGCGGCCGCGTCTGAAGAGCGCGTCGAGCAGCGCGTCGAGCGCGCGAACGACGTCGCGCGCACCCTCCGCGAGAACCCCCGCACGCTCGCCACCGCTCTCGCGTTCAGCCACCTCGGCTGGGCGCTCTACGTCCTCCCGCTCTCCCTCTGCCTGCGCGCCGTCGATGCCCCGGTCGCCTACCCAGCCCTCCTCTTCGTCGTCCCCACCGCCGGCCTCACCGCCGTCGTCGGCACGCCCGGCGGCATCGGCGTCGTCGACTCCGCCATCACCGCCCTCCTGCTCGCGCTCACCCCGCACGCCGCCGGACCGGTTCTCGTCGCCGCCCTCCTCTTCCGCGCCGCCGACTACGGTACCACCATCCTCGTCGGCGGCCTGTCCACCCTCTACCTCACCACGCTCGACGTCCCCAACCCGGTCGGCGTCCTCCGCAAATAG
- a CDS encoding DUF2627 domain-containing protein, with amino-acid sequence MADTLTVRVNADGPHSVSADAASFATTGSFALALDNEGSPAHVHVKLDDALRRAASVTDSNHYVDRNATTVVAVTVADRPRPVSGTLTVLAGYGSESVEVSVRIEEPSETSEGVAVGEDLAQKQSRETDASPETLLVPGAVAAAGVLSAALALSFLHGLVALFVAGVALVGGLAMAGFLLRAT; translated from the coding sequence GTGGCCGACACTCTCACGGTACGCGTGAACGCCGACGGCCCACACTCTGTGAGCGCTGACGCCGCGTCGTTCGCGACCACGGGGTCGTTCGCGCTCGCGCTCGACAACGAGGGGTCGCCCGCGCACGTCCACGTCAAACTCGACGACGCGCTCCGCCGCGCGGCCAGCGTGACCGACTCGAACCACTACGTCGACCGCAACGCCACCACCGTCGTCGCCGTCACCGTCGCGGATCGTCCGCGGCCCGTCTCGGGCACGCTTACGGTTCTCGCCGGATACGGCTCCGAGTCGGTCGAGGTTTCCGTGCGAATCGAGGAGCCGTCGGAGACGAGCGAGGGCGTCGCTGTCGGAGAAGACCTCGCACAGAAACAGTCCCGGGAGACGGACGCGTCCCCCGAAACGCTCCTCGTTCCCGGGGCCGTCGCCGCGGCCGGCGTGCTGTCCGCCGCGCTCGCGCTCTCCTTCCTCCACGGTCTCGTCGCGCTGTTCGTCGCCGGCGTCGCGCTCGTCGGCGGCCTCGCGATGGCCGGCTTCCTGCTGCGCGCGACCTAG
- a CDS encoding DR2241 family protein has product MSETVQVAALIDAATDGVEFDGLRVEDTTYGYRFETPAESHRGLSTDELGDAATGNEYVANWYYWQHEVGGEDTPRRAFLRWVEHATGDDTVPERLDALRTDGLSREWGELLVTAHIRDGEHVYEVRHQENAADDDLETYTDPLDARQLVKHDDDGKYRPLSTAPSLPHGWVFTGLSGEALVRTVDFIYPATVANWHREREGELDVTHYREAADRQSGIYEIVSELTPEQLEWATEACCVDSQCLKRREWEYDEDTDIDTPAGGGAFPCREPCSLFVAAARKFVTLERDEEREYTFELTPTEKEQIEDIIGAVADGRTDEIREADVNDGANRYRARYLRAKRMDDRGLSGTPTYDD; this is encoded by the coding sequence GTGAGCGAGACCGTGCAGGTCGCGGCGCTCATCGACGCCGCCACCGACGGCGTCGAGTTCGACGGACTGCGCGTGGAGGACACGACGTACGGCTATCGGTTCGAGACGCCGGCGGAGAGCCACCGCGGCCTCTCGACGGACGAACTCGGGGACGCCGCGACGGGCAACGAGTACGTCGCGAACTGGTACTACTGGCAGCACGAAGTCGGGGGAGAGGACACGCCCCGGCGCGCGTTCCTCCGGTGGGTGGAGCACGCGACCGGCGACGACACCGTCCCCGAGCGCCTCGACGCGCTCCGCACCGACGGCCTCAGCCGGGAGTGGGGCGAGCTCCTCGTCACTGCGCACATCCGCGACGGCGAGCACGTCTACGAGGTTCGCCACCAGGAGAACGCGGCGGACGACGACCTCGAAACCTACACCGACCCGCTGGACGCCCGCCAGCTCGTGAAGCACGACGACGACGGGAAGTACCGCCCGCTCTCCACGGCCCCGAGCCTCCCGCACGGCTGGGTGTTCACCGGCCTCAGCGGCGAGGCGTTGGTGCGGACGGTGGACTTCATCTATCCGGCGACGGTGGCGAACTGGCACCGCGAGCGCGAGGGCGAGTTGGACGTGACGCACTACCGGGAGGCCGCGGACCGCCAGTCCGGCATCTACGAGATAGTGAGCGAGCTCACGCCCGAGCAACTGGAGTGGGCGACCGAGGCGTGCTGCGTGGACTCGCAGTGCCTGAAGCGCCGGGAGTGGGAGTACGACGAGGACACCGACATCGACACGCCCGCTGGCGGCGGCGCGTTCCCGTGCCGGGAGCCGTGTTCGCTGTTCGTCGCGGCGGCGCGGAAGTTCGTCACGCTCGAACGCGACGAGGAGCGCGAGTACACGTTCGAGCTCACGCCGACGGAGAAAGAACAGATCGAGGACATCATCGGCGCGGTCGCGGACGGCCGCACGGACGAGATACGGGAGGCGGACGTGAACGACGGCGCGAACCGGTACCGGGCGCGCTACCTTCGCGCGAAGCGAATGGACGACCGCGGGCTGTCGGGAACGCCGACGTACGACGACTAG
- a CDS encoding DUF6517 family protein — MSRRTAVAVALAALVLASGCLGFLSGPVTFNANKVTVEDSTLQSSGYEEVSVEKMQINRTFEAAGQSKTVEITNWVAQYEKRVSILGVERRAAVFGTFSSPEVSVLGQSFNPLDTYNDREIAQLIQQQYGTISDLNAVSNTTMTVLGHSTTVTKFSGTANFDGQSIDVFVHVTKVNDGGDIVAAVGVYPQQLDGEEEHVHTLLRNLRHAS; from the coding sequence ATGTCACGACGAACAGCGGTCGCAGTGGCGCTCGCGGCCCTCGTGCTCGCGAGCGGCTGTCTCGGCTTCCTCAGCGGGCCCGTGACGTTCAACGCGAACAAGGTCACGGTCGAGGACTCGACGCTCCAGTCCTCCGGCTACGAGGAAGTCTCCGTCGAGAAGATGCAGATAAACCGAACGTTCGAAGCCGCCGGTCAGTCGAAGACCGTCGAGATAACGAACTGGGTCGCCCAGTACGAGAAACGCGTGAGTATTCTCGGCGTTGAACGCCGAGCCGCGGTGTTCGGAACGTTCTCCTCGCCCGAAGTGAGCGTGCTCGGACAGAGCTTCAACCCCCTCGACACCTACAACGACCGCGAAATCGCCCAGCTCATCCAGCAACAGTACGGCACCATCAGCGACCTCAACGCGGTGTCGAACACCACAATGACCGTGCTCGGTCACAGCACGACCGTGACGAAGTTCTCCGGAACGGCGAACTTCGACGGGCAGAGCATCGACGTGTTCGTGCACGTCACAAAGGTGAACGACGGTGGTGACATCGTCGCCGCGGTCGGCGTCTACCCCCAGCAGTTGGACGGCGAGGAAGAACACGTGCACACGCTCCTCCGAAACCTCCGGCACGCGTCCTAA